The proteins below are encoded in one region of Telopea speciosissima isolate NSW1024214 ecotype Mountain lineage chromosome 10, Tspe_v1, whole genome shotgun sequence:
- the LOC122643993 gene encoding WEB family protein At5g55860-like, with amino-acid sequence MGVKARQNATDSPRAEVGEIDTRTPFQSVKAAVSLFGEGAFSKEKPAFKKSNSFSAERVLAKETQLHLAQKELKKLKEQFKNAETTEAQAFAELERPKKRVEDLTNKLKSVKDSKESAIKATEVAKNQAKQLEEANSGCPVETDGAWRQELDKAREQYAATISELDAAKQELRKFRQEFDSSVEEKSAAFHQPAEAEVTAKANAEKAAELSKEIAATQESLGHVKLASLQAQQEQEKTLEEKNVQRQSYRAALEEAQKKLLSLKKEFDPEITRNLEGKLAETAAEIGA; translated from the exons ATGGGTGTGAAAGCTCGCCAAAATGCAACAGACTCTCCAAGAGCAGAGGTGGGAGAGATAGACACTAGGACACCATTCCAATCAGTCAAAGCTGCAGTCAGCTTGTTCGGTGAAGGAGCCTTTTCAAAGGAGAAACCTGcctttaaaaaatcaaattctttttCTGCAGAG AGGGTATTGGCAAAAGAGACACAACTTCATCTGGCCCAGAAAGAGCTCAAGAAGCTGAAGGAACAGTTTAAAAATGCTGAAACCACCGAGGCCCAAGCATTTGCTGAACTTGAAAGGCCCAAAAAAAGGGTCGAGGATTTAACCAACAAATTGAAAAGTGTAAAAGATTCCAAGGAGTCGGCAATTAAGGCGACAGAAGTGGCGAAGAACCAAGCAAAGCAACTGGAGGAAGCAAACTCTGGCTGCCCTGTTGAAACTGACGGTGCTTGGAGACAGGAGTTGGATAAAGCCAGAGAACAGTATGCAGCCACCATTTCTGAACTTGATGCTGCCAAACAAGAACTCAGGAAATTCCGTCAGGAATTTGACTCATCCGTGGAAGAAAAATCTGCTGCATTCCACCAACCAGCAGAAGCTGAAGTCACAGCCAAGGCTAATGCAGAGAAGGCTGCTGAACTGTCAAAGGAGATTGCAGCCACACAAGAATCACTTGGGCATGTGAAGCTGGCTTCTTTGCAAGCCCAGCAGGAGCAAGAAAAGACTCTTGAGGAAAAAAATGTCCAAAGGCAGTCTTATAGAGCTGCCCTGGAAGAAGCACAGAAGAAACTGCTATCTTTGAAGAAAGAGTTTGATCCTGAAATCACCAGGAATCTTGAAGGTAAGCTTGCTGAAACAGCTGCTGAGATTGGGGCTTGA
- the LOC122643706 gene encoding WEB family protein At5g55860-like: protein MENARASDLDSVLQKVAEEESTLRSLVESLKVELEAVKKEHAELKEKEAETESIAGSLHVKLQKSKGELEAALTEESKAKGASDELISTLQQLSSESENARKEAEETKSNVEALKKEAEATRTALEGAETALQIALKEAEEAKAAEAMALDQIKLLSERTNATRASTSESGAMITISQEEFESFSRKVEESDKLAEMKVAAAMAQVEAVKAGENEALKRLEAGQKEIEEMKAATEVALKRAEMAEAAKRAVEGGLLRWREREQKKSAEAATRILDSEVSALSSTQNAMVQKQNLPEKVVGVRKLDKEKTSVSKKVLLSNLSGIFHRKKKYVEGGSHSYLPGEKLV, encoded by the exons ATGGAAAATGCCCGCGCTTCTGATCTGGATTCT GTATTGCAAAAAGTGGCAGAAGAAGAAAGCACTCTTAGGAGCTTGGTGGAGTCCCTTAAAGTGGAGCTGGAAGCAGTGAAGAAGGAACATGCTGAACTAAAAGAGAAGGAAGCAGAAACCGAATCTATTGCTGGGAGCTTGCATGTCAAGCTCCAGAAAAGTAAGGGTGAGCTTGAGGCAGCCCTTACTGAAGAATCTAAAGCCAAAGGTGCTTCTGATGAGCTGATCTCTACCCTCCAACAGCTATCGTCAGAATCTGAAAATGCAAGAAAGGAGGCAGAAGAAACGAAGAGCAATGTTGAAGCGCTAAAGAAAGAAGCCGAAGCCACCCGGACTGCCCTGGAAGGAGCGGAAACGGCACTACAAATTGCACTGAAAGAGGCAGAAGAAGCAAAGGCAGCAGAGGCAATGGCCCTTGATCAGATTAAGTTATTGTCTGAAAGAACAAACGCAACTCGTGCTTCAACATCAGAATCTGGTGCAATGATCACAATCTCACAGGAGGAATTTGAGTCTTTTAGCCGGAAAGTTGAGGAATCTGATAAATTGGCTGAAATGAAAGTAGCAGCTGCAATGGCTCAGGTGGAAGCAGTAAAGGCTGGTGAGAATGAAGCACTAAAGAGGTTGGAGGCAGGCCAGAAGGAGATTGAGGAGATGAAGGCTGCAACAGAGGTGGCTTTGAAGAGGGCAGAGATGGCAGAGGCAGCAAAGAGGGCTGTTGAGGGAGGGCTACTGAGGTGGCGTGAAAGGGAGCAAAAGAAATCTGCTGAAGCTGCTACTAGAATTCTTGATTCAGAGGTTTCTGCACTTTCATCGACACAAAACGCCATGGTTCAGAAGCAGAACCTACCAGAGAAGGTTGTTGGCGTCCGTAAGCTGGATAAAGAAAAGACATCTGTCTCAAAGAAGGTACTGTTGTCCAATCTCAGTGGTATCTTccataggaagaagaagtatGTTGAGGGTGGGTCTCACTCTTACCTCCCTGGGGAGAAACTCGTGtga